Proteins co-encoded in one Papaver somniferum cultivar HN1 chromosome 5, ASM357369v1, whole genome shotgun sequence genomic window:
- the LOC113284639 gene encoding protein ZINC INDUCED FACILITATOR-LIKE 1-like: MADGNSNREGLLSKTEKDILYYEDCPGCRIDHRKETNLGAPYKELVYIWIVALCAGLPISSLYPYLYFLVRDFNVAKRAEDIGYYAGCVGSAYMLGRGLTAVLWGALADRYGRKPIILFCCTTMIIFTTLFGLSTNFWMAVSMRLLLGAFSGIFGPVQAYATEVCRKEHQTLALSFTSSAWAIGMIIGPAIGGFLAQPAEKYPNVFTKDSIFARFPYFLPCLCISIWTTAATIACLWLPETLHKHKTTNEESHGTGITEKTQENDETGSTESESLYRNRPLMSCIIVYCVFSLHNMAYDEIFSLWAVSPRKFGGLNYTTDNVGEVLSVTGLGLFLFQLALFPKLERTLGPLMVARVSAALSIVVLGSYPFIAKLSGASLSLLINIASLLKSILSTSIFTGFVILQNTTVSQHQRGAANGISSTAMSLFKVFGPAGGGAIFSLGQKRMNASFLPGTDLVFFILNLILVIGLIMTFKPFLVLPRWLK; the protein is encoded by the exons ATGGCGGATGGGAATAGTAATAGAGAAGGGTTATTGTCGAAGACTGAGAAAGATATTTTGTATTATGAGGATTGTCCAGGTTGCAGAATTGATCACCGGAAAGAAACTAATTTAGGAGCACCTTATAAAGAATTAGTCTATATTTGGATTGTCGCATTATGTGCTG GTcttcccatttcatctttgtatccGTACCTATATTTTCTG GTAAGAGACTTCAATGTCGCCAAAAGGGCTGAAGATATTGGATACTATGCGGGATGTGTAG gatcTGCTTACATGCTTGGAAGAGGTTTAACTGCTGTGCTATGGGGAGCTCTAGCCGACCGATACGGTCGAAAACCAATTATTCTCTTCTGTTGTACAACAAT GATTATCTTCACCACATTGTTTGGTCTCAGTACCAACTTTTGGATGGCAGTTTCTATGAGATTGCTTCTTGGAGCCTTTAGTGGTATATTTGGTCCAGTTCAG GCTTATGCTACGGAAGTTTGCCGAAAAGAACACCAAACATTGGCACTTTCATTT ACTAGTTCAGCATGGGCAATAGGGATGATAATTGGTCCTGCTATTGGAGGTTTCCTTGCTCAG CCTGCAGAGAAATATCCGAATGTATTTACTAAGGATTCTATATTTGCAAG ATTTCCATACTTTTTACCCTGTCTCTGCATATCTATATGGACAACAGCTGCGACTATTGCCTGTTTATGGCTTCCG GAAACACTGCACAAGCATAAAACGACAAATGAGGAATCTCATGGGACCGGTATCACTGAAAAGACCCAAGAAAACGATGAGACTGGATCAACAGAATCAGAAAGCCTCTACCGGAATCGGCCATTGATGTCATGTATTATTGTGTATTGTGTATTCTCACTTCACAACATGGCCTATGACGAG ATTTTTTCATTATGGGCTGTGAGTCCTAGAAAGTTCGGCGGATTGAATTATACCACTGACAATGTTGGCGAAGTTCTTTCAGTCACAG GTCTCGGTCTTTTCCTTTTCCAACTAGCATTGTTCCCAAAGTTGGAGAGGACTCTAGGACCCCTCATGGTTGCTCGAGTTTCCGCG GCTTTATCTATTGTGGTTCTGGGAAGTTACCCTTTCATAGCTAAGCTATCAGGGGCCAGCCTTTCCTTGTTAATAAACATTGCATCTCTTCTGAAGAGTATTTTATCA ACTTCTATTTTCACTGGGTTTGTCATCCTACAAAACACCACAGTA TCTCAGCACCAAAGAGGGGCTGCAAATGGTATTTCATCAACTGCAATGTCTCTATTCAAAGTATTCGGTCCAGCTGGTGGCGGTGCAAT CTTTTCATTGGGGCAAAAGCGTATGAATGCTTCCTTTCTACCTG GCACCGATTTGGTTTTCTTCATCCTAAATCTAATTTTggtgattggattaatcatgactTTCAAACCATTTCTCGTTCTCCCTCGGTGGCTGAAATAA